The following proteins are co-located in the Micromonospora coriariae genome:
- a CDS encoding permease prefix domain 1-containing protein, with the protein MPRCEDVLVEEHLRVLAARLQGPARLKSDLLTEARHGLLDAVEAYREDGLPPTEAQRRAVAEFGSPAQLLPSWQAELAVGALRGLSLRMLAVAGVLVVAGDLTWRGASWSGGPHPPAVYRLLSASVDWIWIGSLLLAVAGLLVVAASARSARPGLAVAQRAVGAGLTGTLVLGMLAGTALFAWSIGLWDAALSWPPMLIGAVLVGGAYFSLARAARGWLLATIR; encoded by the coding sequence ATGCCGCGCTGTGAGGACGTGTTGGTGGAGGAGCACCTGAGGGTGCTTGCCGCCCGGTTGCAGGGCCCGGCCCGACTGAAGTCCGACCTGCTCACCGAGGCCCGGCACGGCCTGCTGGACGCCGTCGAGGCGTACCGCGAGGACGGCCTGCCGCCCACCGAGGCGCAGCGACGCGCGGTGGCCGAGTTCGGCTCACCGGCGCAGCTGCTTCCCTCCTGGCAGGCCGAGCTGGCGGTCGGCGCGCTGCGCGGGCTCTCCCTGAGGATGCTGGCGGTGGCCGGAGTGCTGGTGGTGGCCGGCGACCTGACGTGGCGCGGGGCGAGCTGGAGCGGCGGCCCGCACCCGCCGGCCGTCTACCGGCTGCTCTCCGCCTCGGTCGACTGGATCTGGATCGGCTCGCTGCTGCTCGCGGTGGCTGGCCTGCTGGTGGTGGCGGCGAGCGCCCGGTCCGCCCGGCCGGGCCTGGCCGTTGCGCAGCGCGCGGTGGGCGCCGGCCTGACCGGCACCCTGGTCCTCGGCATGCTGGCCGGCACCGCTCTCTTCGCCTGGTCGATCGGGCTCTGGGACGCGGCGCTGAGCTGGCCACCGATGCTCATCGGGGCGGTGCTGGTCGGCGGCGCCTACTTCTCGCTCGCCCGCGCGGCGCGCGGCTGGCTGCTCGCCACCATCCGCTGA
- a CDS encoding DNA primase, which yields MGNPKHTEVSVARQSPQRPDADEPELDDTTGPAEPDQADEAEEADLASTSVDRSLWDELRIDPVEIALPAGSGFTLRAYRPAGELTPTDVTERDQDDPFLARRQAIEEEEDDETVVILDEELAEEFAESDEDAASRRRGHADTDTDETDDENATDAADDEEVPVFLSHRGKLLLFKTPESLVSFIRSGAPNDLSQLDSWNELSERVEPADIASLDEDTYELDLVVENLRGGHDAWDSALLIKAGEVARDLSYALRLPAVLDMLSAGSSLDDLDEALRATANGGIGGFMGRRRLKKIGAQTASLGWRTIVGKISAVVDWRD from the coding sequence GTGGGCAACCCGAAGCACACGGAGGTCAGCGTGGCCCGCCAGTCGCCCCAACGGCCCGACGCCGACGAGCCCGAGCTCGACGACACCACCGGCCCGGCCGAGCCAGATCAGGCCGACGAGGCCGAGGAGGCCGACCTCGCGTCGACGTCGGTCGACCGATCGCTCTGGGACGAGCTGCGGATCGACCCGGTGGAGATCGCCCTGCCCGCCGGCTCCGGTTTCACGCTGCGGGCGTACCGGCCGGCGGGGGAGCTGACCCCCACCGACGTGACCGAGCGCGACCAGGACGACCCGTTCCTCGCCCGCCGTCAGGCCATCGAGGAGGAAGAGGACGACGAGACCGTCGTCATCCTCGACGAGGAACTGGCCGAGGAGTTCGCCGAGAGCGACGAGGACGCGGCGTCGCGGCGTCGCGGCCACGCCGACACGGACACCGACGAGACCGACGACGAGAACGCCACGGACGCGGCGGACGACGAGGAGGTGCCGGTCTTCCTCAGCCACCGGGGCAAGCTGCTGCTGTTCAAGACCCCCGAGTCGTTGGTCAGTTTCATCCGGTCCGGCGCCCCAAATGATCTGTCCCAACTGGACAGCTGGAATGAATTGTCCGAACGGGTGGAGCCGGCCGACATCGCGTCGCTCGACGAGGACACCTACGAGCTCGACCTCGTCGTGGAGAACCTGCGCGGCGGGCACGACGCCTGGGATTCGGCCCTGCTGATCAAGGCGGGCGAGGTCGCACGCGACCTGTCGTACGCGTTGCGGCTGCCTGCGGTGCTGGACATGCTCTCCGCCGGCTCCAGCCTCGACGACCTGGACGAGGCGCTGCGGGCGACCGCCAACGGCGGGATCGGCGGTTTCATGGGCCGTCGGCGGCTGAAGAAAATCGGGGCACAAACCGCAAGTTTGGGTTGGCGCACCATTGTCGGCAAGATCTCTGCGGTCGTGGACTGGCGCGACTGA
- a CDS encoding PadR family transcriptional regulator gives MKAQELHGHLDALLLAVLEQGELHGYAIIEALRARSDGSLDLPTGTIYPALRRLERAGHVASTWSTVNGRERRTYQLTDSGRRALAGERAGWHEFRVTVGRFLDPGSAPGTPA, from the coding sequence ATGAAGGCCCAGGAGTTGCACGGCCACCTCGACGCACTGCTGCTCGCCGTGCTCGAACAGGGCGAGCTGCACGGGTACGCCATCATCGAGGCGCTGCGGGCGCGCAGCGACGGCAGCCTCGACCTGCCCACCGGCACCATCTATCCGGCGCTGCGCCGCCTGGAGCGCGCCGGGCACGTGGCGAGCACCTGGAGCACGGTCAACGGCCGGGAGCGGCGGACGTACCAGCTCACCGACTCCGGCCGGCGGGCGCTGGCCGGTGAGCGCGCGGGTTGGCACGAGTTCCGCGTGACGGTCGGCCGGTTCCTCGACCCCGGCAGCGCACCCGGCACCCCGGCCTGA